One stretch of Dissulfurimicrobium hydrothermale DNA includes these proteins:
- a CDS encoding cation-translocating P-type ATPase has translation MIRDDAHCLDTIVVAKKLKTDLNQGLTVDEAKRRLEDIGPNALPEEKRRGLAELFLDQFKDFLIILLIAAAAVSGALGEYVDAAAIVVIITINAVIGLVQEYKAEKAIEALKSLAAAHALVKRDGAVIEIPTSELVPGDLVLLDAGRIVPADLRLIEGTMLKVQEAALTGESIPVDKRPDKVFASNAPIGDRQNMVFKGTQVVLGRGLGIVVATGAATELGRIAGLIAEQKDTKTPLQKRLSAFGRQLGLIALAICAIVFVIGLLRGEDLLLMFLTSVSLAVAAVPEALPALAAIALALGAKRMVQINALVRRLPAVETLGSVTAICTDKTGTLTENSMRCERFWTVQTSDALEALPISAVEEDIAWRWLAVAMALCNDASLVRNSIMGDPTETALLAALDETGLDHEAIRKTYERMAEIPFDSSRRLMTTVHTMPHGGLVSFTKGAVESVLACSSAALVKNGKTALDSKLILTKAEQISESGLRVLAFAMKHHDAVPANLSIVENELVFLGLVGLMDPPRPEAFDAIRQCKKAGITPIMITGDHPATALAIARRLGIAQDRREVMTGDELSELTLDRYETMAKEIKVYARVSPEQKLKIVMALQDRGEFVAMTGDGVNDAPALKKADIGVAMGVTGTDVAKEAADMILLDDNFATIVKAVHEGRRIYDNIRKFIKYILASNSGEIWTIFLAPFLGLPIPLLPIHILWINLVTDGLPGLALAVEPGEKDVMERPPRPPKEGILAQGLGIHAVWVGLLMAFVCLCLQAASIYLSDMHWQTMVFTVLCLSQMGHVLAIRSEWQSLFSQGLCSNLSLAGAVTLTIVLQLATVYVPLLQSVFKTQALGPWELIICLAASSLVFWAVEAEKMLKRRKRCI, from the coding sequence TTGATTAGGGATGACGCCCACTGCCTCGATACAATCGTCGTGGCAAAAAAACTCAAGACCGATCTAAATCAAGGGCTTACAGTCGATGAGGCCAAACGCAGGCTGGAAGATATAGGTCCAAATGCACTCCCCGAGGAAAAAAGACGCGGACTTGCAGAGCTTTTTCTCGACCAGTTCAAAGACTTCTTGATCATCCTACTCATCGCCGCAGCAGCAGTCTCCGGCGCCCTGGGCGAATATGTAGACGCAGCGGCCATTGTAGTCATCATAACCATAAACGCTGTCATAGGGCTTGTGCAGGAATACAAGGCAGAGAAGGCCATCGAGGCCTTGAAATCCTTGGCAGCCGCCCATGCCCTGGTGAAAAGGGACGGTGCGGTAATTGAAATACCCACCTCCGAGCTGGTGCCTGGCGATCTAGTGCTCCTTGATGCAGGCAGGATAGTCCCAGCCGATCTGAGACTAATAGAAGGCACCATGCTCAAGGTACAGGAGGCCGCACTTACGGGCGAATCCATACCTGTTGACAAACGACCCGATAAGGTCTTCGCATCCAATGCCCCGATAGGAGACAGGCAGAACATGGTCTTCAAAGGGACACAGGTGGTGCTGGGCCGTGGACTAGGCATAGTGGTGGCTACAGGGGCCGCCACCGAACTCGGCAGGATCGCGGGCCTCATAGCCGAACAGAAGGACACAAAGACACCCCTTCAGAAACGTTTGTCTGCCTTCGGACGCCAACTCGGCCTCATCGCCCTTGCCATATGTGCAATAGTCTTTGTCATAGGGCTGCTCAGGGGCGAGGACCTGCTGCTCATGTTTCTCACTTCGGTAAGTCTGGCCGTGGCCGCCGTACCAGAGGCGTTACCCGCCCTGGCTGCAATAGCCCTGGCCTTGGGTGCCAAACGCATGGTACAAATCAATGCATTAGTCCGCCGCCTTCCTGCAGTTGAGACACTTGGATCAGTAACGGCCATCTGTACCGACAAGACCGGGACGCTGACTGAAAACAGCATGCGCTGCGAACGATTCTGGACGGTACAGACATCGGATGCATTGGAAGCACTGCCCATCTCAGCAGTAGAAGAAGATATTGCATGGCGCTGGCTGGCTGTAGCCATGGCCCTGTGTAACGATGCATCCCTGGTCCGCAACAGCATCATGGGCGACCCAACTGAAACGGCCCTGTTGGCTGCCCTTGACGAGACTGGTCTGGACCATGAAGCGATAAGAAAAACATATGAAAGGATGGCTGAGATACCATTCGATTCAAGCAGACGACTCATGACTACTGTCCATACTATGCCGCATGGAGGCCTTGTATCTTTCACAAAAGGTGCGGTGGAGTCTGTTTTGGCCTGCTCTTCCGCGGCGCTGGTCAAGAACGGCAAAACCGCCTTGGACAGCAAATTGATCTTGACAAAAGCCGAACAGATCTCGGAATCAGGTCTGAGGGTGCTGGCATTTGCCATGAAACACCACGATGCAGTACCTGCAAACTTGTCGATAGTTGAAAATGAACTAGTCTTCTTGGGCCTTGTAGGCCTAATGGACCCACCCAGACCTGAGGCCTTTGATGCAATAAGGCAGTGCAAAAAGGCTGGCATAACACCGATAATGATCACAGGCGACCATCCGGCTACAGCCCTTGCCATAGCCAGGAGACTCGGCATAGCCCAAGACCGACGGGAGGTTATGACAGGTGATGAGCTCTCCGAGCTCACGCTTGATAGGTATGAGACCATGGCGAAAGAGATCAAAGTCTATGCCAGGGTTTCACCCGAACAAAAGCTTAAGATTGTAATGGCCTTGCAGGACAGGGGTGAATTTGTAGCCATGACCGGAGATGGCGTAAACGACGCCCCTGCCCTCAAAAAAGCCGATATAGGTGTAGCAATGGGCGTCACAGGGACCGACGTAGCCAAGGAGGCCGCAGATATGATCCTCCTTGACGACAACTTTGCCACCATCGTAAAGGCGGTACACGAAGGCCGTCGCATCTACGATAACATCCGAAAGTTCATAAAATACATCCTTGCCAGTAATTCAGGGGAGATATGGACCATCTTCCTGGCGCCTTTTCTAGGCCTCCCCATTCCACTTTTACCGATTCACATCCTTTGGATAAACCTCGTGACGGACGGGCTCCCAGGTCTGGCCTTGGCGGTCGAGCCAGGCGAAAAAGATGTGATGGAGCGTCCGCCCAGGCCGCCAAAAGAAGGTATTTTAGCGCAGGGACTCGGCATCCATGCCGTCTGGGTAGGGCTCCTAATGGCCTTTGTCTGTCTATGTCTGCAGGCCGCCTCTATATACCTCAGCGACATGCACTGGCAGACTATGGTGTTCACTGTACTCTGCCTGAGTCAAATGGGCCATGTCTTGGCTATCCGCTCAGAGTGGCAATCTCTCTTCAGCCAAGGACTGTGCTCCAACCTATCCCTTGCCGGGGCGGTGACACTTACCATTGTCCTGCAGCTCGCTACTGTTTATGTCCCTTTATTGCAGTCCGTCTTTAAAACACAGGCCCTTGGACCATGGGAGCTCATCATCTGTCTTGCAGCTTCATCGCTGGTATTCTGGGCGGTGGAGGCAGAAAAGATGCTGAAAAGACGAAAAAGATGCATCTAG
- a CDS encoding radical SAM protein, with translation MQIEGLRAQMIAGRAEALRKVLSSCMLCPRRCKADRLRGKMGFCHIGTTIKIARAVPHIGEEPVISGTHGAGTIFFSGCHLGCVYCQNFQISHEGLGSDFTVDGLATVMLGLKERGCHNIELVSATHVLPFVLEALAIAVDRGLDLPVVLNSGGFEAPETIAMLDGIVDIYLPDAKYALADVGLDLSGVSAYPHWNELALDEMVRQVGTSLEIRDGVAVRGIIVRHLILPGYIENSKAVLKWLADRYGTDVHLSLMSQYFPAYKAGNHPILSRRLRKREYEEVVGYALELGFKNGWIQEFDDRWPLEYPDFRLEVDTME, from the coding sequence ATGCAGATTGAAGGGCTGCGTGCGCAGATGATAGCTGGGAGGGCTGAGGCCTTAAGGAAGGTCTTGAGCTCGTGCATGCTCTGTCCAAGGAGGTGCAAGGCCGACCGTCTGCGCGGAAAAATGGGTTTTTGCCACATCGGGACCACGATAAAAATTGCAAGGGCGGTGCCTCATATAGGCGAAGAGCCAGTCATATCCGGCACACACGGCGCCGGGACGATCTTTTTCTCCGGCTGTCATCTTGGATGTGTCTATTGTCAGAATTTTCAGATAAGTCATGAAGGCCTTGGCAGCGATTTTACAGTAGATGGGCTTGCCACAGTCATGCTTGGATTGAAAGAGAGGGGTTGTCATAACATTGAGCTAGTCTCGGCCACACATGTCTTGCCTTTTGTGCTCGAGGCCCTGGCGATAGCGGTCGATCGAGGCCTTGACCTCCCAGTTGTGCTGAATTCAGGTGGCTTTGAGGCCCCTGAAACCATAGCCATGCTGGACGGCATTGTTGATATATATCTTCCTGATGCCAAGTACGCCTTGGCCGACGTCGGGCTTGACCTCTCTGGCGTATCGGCATACCCACACTGGAACGAGCTTGCGTTGGATGAGATGGTGAGGCAGGTTGGAACGAGCCTTGAGATCAGAGACGGTGTGGCTGTCAGGGGGATTATTGTAAGGCACCTGATCCTGCCAGGCTATATTGAAAATTCAAAGGCCGTGTTGAAATGGCTGGCTGATCGTTATGGGACTGATGTGCACCTGAGCCTTATGTCCCAGTATTTTCCTGCCTATAAGGCCGGAAATCATCCTATTCTGTCGCGCCGTCTTAGGAAAAGGGAATATGAAGAGGTGGTCGGATATGCCCTGGAGCTTGGATTCAAAAATGGCTGGATACAGGAATTCGATGATAGATGGCCGTTGGAGTATCCTGATTTCAGGTTGGAGGTAGACACCATGGAGTAG
- the ispF gene encoding 2-C-methyl-D-erythritol 2,4-cyclodiphosphate synthase, translated as MGFGYDVHRLVPGRRLVLAGVDIPFHLGLSGHSDADVLTHALCDAILGAAGLGDIGRHFPDADMRYKDISSLIFLERIAEMIEDRGLLLGNADVTVVAQAPKITPFVPRMLDNLASTLKIRTSLVNIKATTTEGLGFTGTGDGIAAYAVACLIAS; from the coding sequence GTGGGTTTCGGCTACGACGTCCATCGCCTTGTCCCGGGTCGTAGGCTAGTACTGGCCGGGGTAGATATCCCGTTCCATTTGGGGCTGTCGGGCCACTCCGACGCCGATGTCTTGACCCATGCCTTGTGCGATGCGATTTTGGGTGCAGCCGGCTTAGGCGATATTGGGCGACATTTCCCAGACGCCGATATGCGCTACAAAGATATATCGAGCCTGATATTTCTTGAGCGCATAGCTGAGATGATTGAAGACAGAGGTCTTCTGCTTGGGAACGCAGACGTCACGGTCGTAGCCCAGGCCCCAAAGATTACCCCTTTTGTCCCAAGGATGCTTGACAATCTCGCCTCAACGCTGAAGATCAGGACCTCGCTGGTCAATATAAAGGCCACTACTACTGAAGGACTTGGATTTACAGGGACAGGGGACGGCATCGCGGCGTATGCTGTCGCATGTCTTATCGCGTCATGA
- the ispD gene encoding 2-C-methyl-D-erythritol 4-phosphate cytidylyltransferase, producing the protein MGSEPKQFMQLGGRPILAWSVAAMAHSSIIDEIVVVSDYAHEEKAHNIAVSCADGKPVKVVRGGAIRQESVMAGLSAVDDGIKWVAVHDAARPLLTTALLEGVYLLAREVGAAIPVLPINDTIKEADDNRFILRTIDRSRLYLAQTPQICKRLDLARAFEEAQMLNLKATDEASLLEFIGISVGMAEGSALNIKITFPDDLRLAEAIIAAWGTSWMRG; encoded by the coding sequence ATGGGTAGCGAGCCCAAACAGTTCATGCAGCTCGGCGGACGGCCCATTCTAGCATGGAGTGTTGCGGCCATGGCGCATTCGTCTATTATAGACGAAATAGTTGTGGTCTCGGACTATGCCCATGAAGAAAAGGCACACAATATCGCTGTTTCCTGTGCCGATGGCAAACCAGTAAAGGTTGTTCGGGGTGGTGCAATCAGGCAAGAGTCTGTGATGGCCGGCCTTTCGGCTGTGGATGACGGGATAAAATGGGTAGCTGTTCATGATGCGGCAAGGCCGCTTTTAACAACAGCACTGCTTGAAGGGGTGTATCTACTAGCAAGGGAGGTCGGGGCCGCAATCCCTGTACTCCCCATAAATGACACCATAAAGGAGGCCGACGACAACAGGTTTATTTTGAGGACCATAGATCGTTCAAGATTGTATCTTGCCCAGACCCCGCAGATCTGCAAGAGGCTTGATCTTGCCAGGGCGTTTGAAGAGGCCCAGATGTTAAATTTAAAGGCGACCGACGAGGCGTCGCTCCTTGAATTTATCGGTATAAGTGTTGGCATGGCAGAAGGGAGCGCTCTGAATATTAAGATAACGTTTCCCGATGACCTTCGTCTCGCCGAGGCGATCATAGCTGCCTGGGGAACGTCTTGGATGCGGGGGTGA
- a CDS encoding FAD-binding oxidoreductase, whose amino-acid sequence MHRGIVRELSRLIGSENVLSDRAELLCYSYDASGLESLPDVVVLPTSTEDVTKVMAFSYEKAIPIFPRGAGTGVTGASLPSGGGIVLSMTRMNRILSINRPDLMAEVEPGVVTGEFQDKVASMGLFYPPDPASLRFCTIGGNIATGAGGPRAVKYGVTRDYVMGLEIVLPGGDLTRVGVRTAKGVVGYDLTRLMVGSEGTLGVITKAILRLIPAPEAVGTLIAFFEGAGDAADAVTGLFGRGILPRCAELLDSLSLDCIRDNPGLAAPDRAKAMLLVEVDGPESQVAEQLAIVTRVFTDSGAIEVRAARNNDEVEAFWDIRRSLSPAIKRLGFPHKINEDICVPRHALPEMIGRIADISMETGLTILTFGHAGDGNLHVNILLDKGEGFQNERAEVAVKEIFEATIAFGGTISGEHGIGLTKKAYVGIELDKRSLEIMRAIKTVFDPEGLLNPAKMFPEA is encoded by the coding sequence GTGCATAGAGGCATTGTAAGGGAATTGTCCAGGTTGATCGGGTCTGAAAACGTCCTCTCTGACAGGGCCGAACTCCTGTGTTATTCTTATGATGCAAGCGGTCTCGAATCATTGCCTGATGTGGTTGTCCTCCCGACATCGACTGAAGATGTGACTAAAGTCATGGCCTTTTCATATGAAAAGGCCATTCCGATCTTTCCAAGAGGGGCTGGCACCGGCGTTACAGGGGCGTCGCTTCCAAGCGGTGGAGGGATAGTGCTTTCCATGACGCGTATGAATCGCATCCTTTCGATCAATCGTCCTGATCTCATGGCCGAGGTGGAGCCAGGTGTGGTTACCGGTGAGTTTCAGGATAAGGTCGCATCAATGGGGCTCTTCTATCCGCCAGACCCTGCAAGTCTTCGTTTTTGTACTATAGGGGGTAATATAGCGACTGGTGCTGGCGGTCCTAGGGCCGTAAAATATGGCGTCACCAGGGATTACGTGATGGGGCTCGAGATCGTGCTCCCAGGTGGGGATCTTACAAGGGTCGGGGTCAGGACCGCCAAAGGCGTGGTAGGTTATGATCTTACAAGGCTCATGGTAGGCTCTGAGGGGACGCTCGGCGTCATCACAAAGGCGATATTAAGGCTTATCCCAGCCCCTGAGGCCGTTGGTACGCTTATAGCCTTTTTTGAGGGCGCGGGGGATGCGGCCGATGCAGTAACAGGGCTCTTTGGTCGTGGGATACTTCCCAGATGCGCCGAACTTCTTGATAGTCTATCTCTAGATTGCATTAGAGACAATCCGGGTCTTGCAGCACCCGACCGTGCCAAGGCGATGCTGCTTGTAGAGGTGGACGGCCCCGAGAGCCAAGTCGCAGAGCAGTTAGCCATTGTCACAAGGGTGTTTACAGACAGCGGTGCCATTGAAGTCCGTGCCGCACGTAACAATGACGAGGTCGAGGCATTTTGGGATATTAGACGCTCTCTATCGCCGGCTATAAAAAGGCTGGGGTTTCCCCACAAGATCAATGAGGACATCTGCGTGCCTAGGCATGCCCTGCCTGAGATGATCGGCAGGATTGCGGATATTTCAATGGAGACCGGGCTTACGATCCTTACATTCGGGCATGCAGGTGACGGCAACCTCCACGTGAACATCCTTTTGGATAAGGGAGAGGGGTTCCAAAATGAGAGGGCGGAGGTCGCGGTAAAGGAGATATTTGAGGCAACCATTGCGTTCGGAGGTACTATCTCCGGCGAACATGGGATAGGGCTTACAAAAAAGGCTTATGTCGGCATAGAGCTTGACAAGAGGTCTCTTGAGATAATGCGGGCGATAAAGACGGTGTTTGATCCTGAAGGGTTGTTGAACCCTGCAAAGATGTTCCCCGAGGCCTGA
- the dnaA gene encoding chromosomal replication initiator protein DnaA, with translation MEDIWNPLKEVIRSKMSNSSYRVWIEPLSCKGLEDDTLILECPNRFFASWVQEHYLPLLKDDLVIKGKRIKIRLVYEKKGVDLSRNQLYLPKFAPDELPKPRFSERFTFDEFIVGESNQYAFNACWEAAHEEMTGPRIVYLHSRAGLGKSHLAQATGRVLLERRPEARLCYISANEFTSQVVRAVKDGNIDVVKRRYRDACDALLFEEVHSLAGRERTQAELALAIDTMADSGKTVIFTGNQPPGQIAKLNEHLSSRLSAGLIVSINPPDRATRRKILDRKAKRQGLALSDEVLDFLADRLRGDIRRIEGAVVGLVARASFARAPVDLDTAMLVVENLAGEPASIDIGMIKDLVCRHYKVTQEDIRSRVRKRAVAWPRQVAMYLSRQFTDCPLEVIGREFNRDHATVLHSVKQIAKSINESAKLRGEVDYLISQMEKYRWQG, from the coding sequence ATGGAAGATATATGGAATCCGCTCAAAGAGGTAATTCGTTCCAAAATGTCCAACAGCAGTTACAGGGTATGGATTGAGCCCCTTTCCTGCAAAGGTCTGGAGGACGATACCCTGATCCTTGAGTGCCCAAACCGATTCTTCGCCTCTTGGGTGCAGGAGCACTATCTGCCGCTTTTAAAAGATGATCTGGTCATTAAGGGCAAGCGGATCAAGATAAGGTTGGTTTATGAGAAAAAGGGGGTTGATTTGTCGAGGAATCAGCTTTATCTTCCCAAATTCGCCCCTGATGAGCTCCCTAAGCCCCGCTTTTCTGAGAGATTTACGTTCGATGAGTTTATTGTTGGGGAATCCAATCAGTATGCCTTTAATGCCTGCTGGGAGGCTGCGCACGAAGAGATGACCGGTCCTAGGATTGTCTATCTCCATTCCAGGGCCGGACTCGGCAAGAGCCATCTCGCGCAGGCTACAGGGCGGGTTCTTCTTGAAAGGAGGCCTGAGGCAAGGCTTTGTTATATATCCGCTAATGAGTTTACAAGCCAGGTTGTAAGGGCAGTAAAAGACGGGAATATAGACGTCGTTAAGCGCAGATATAGAGATGCGTGCGATGCATTGCTTTTTGAAGAAGTGCATTCGCTTGCAGGCAGGGAGCGTACGCAGGCAGAGCTTGCATTGGCTATCGATACCATGGCAGATTCTGGAAAGACGGTGATATTCACAGGCAACCAGCCCCCGGGACAGATCGCTAAGCTGAACGAACACCTGAGTTCCAGGCTCAGCGCTGGCCTTATCGTCTCTATCAATCCGCCCGATCGCGCCACCCGTAGAAAGATATTGGACAGGAAGGCCAAGAGGCAGGGGCTTGCGCTAAGTGACGAGGTCTTGGACTTTCTGGCGGACAGATTGAGAGGCGATATAAGACGTATAGAGGGGGCTGTGGTTGGTTTGGTGGCCAGGGCGTCATTTGCGAGGGCGCCTGTCGATTTGGATACGGCCATGCTGGTCGTAGAAAATCTTGCCGGAGAGCCTGCATCCATAGACATCGGCATGATCAAAGACCTCGTATGTAGACACTATAAGGTCACTCAGGAGGATATAAGGTCTAGGGTCAGGAAGCGTGCGGTCGCATGGCCTAGACAGGTGGCCATGTACCTCTCCAGACAATTTACTGATTGCCCCCTTGAGGTAATCGGCAGGGAGTTCAATCGTGATCATGCGACAGTCCTCCATTCGGTGAAACAGATAGCAAAATCCATAAACGAATCGGCTAAGTTGAGGGGCGAGGTGGATTATCTGATAAGCCAGATGGAGAAATACCGCTGGCAGGGTTGA
- a CDS encoding HD domain-containing protein, which yields MNEFIQTPDHDTCLDLLKKHGVPDHVIEHSLRVAQAGVFLALNLKCVGHKIDVKEVEAGALLHDIAKIDAIRKGEDHAESGARLLFGLGYPSISGIVRRHVHIDLPVFKDDVPVLTPAHIVNYADKRVCHTSIVLLSERFEDLVERYGTTPGKKEMIVRLYKQTKILEGYIFKKLDFGPQRLCELNAIDIHKISS from the coding sequence ATGAACGAATTTATCCAGACGCCAGATCATGATACCTGCCTGGATCTTTTAAAGAAGCATGGCGTACCAGATCATGTCATTGAACACAGTCTGAGGGTTGCCCAGGCAGGGGTCTTTCTGGCGCTGAACCTTAAATGTGTAGGCCATAAGATAGATGTAAAGGAAGTCGAGGCAGGGGCCTTGCTGCATGACATCGCAAAGATTGACGCTATTAGGAAAGGAGAAGACCATGCAGAGAGCGGCGCCAGACTCCTCTTTGGCCTCGGATATCCAAGTATTTCAGGCATAGTCCGCCGCCATGTGCATATCGATCTACCTGTATTCAAGGACGACGTGCCAGTACTTACCCCGGCACACATAGTAAACTATGCAGACAAAAGGGTGTGCCATACATCTATCGTTTTGCTCTCTGAGAGATTTGAAGACCTGGTCGAACGTTACGGGACAACACCTGGCAAGAAGGAAATGATAGTCAGGCTTTACAAGCAGACAAAAATACTTGAAGGATATATATTTAAAAAATTGGATTTCGGCCCTCAAAGGCTTTGCGAACTGAACGCTATAGACATACATAAAATCTCTTCTTAA
- a CDS encoding metal-dependent hydrolase encodes MVLQIDFFGHSAFKIISPNGLNVWIDPWLDNPSAPRATAANAKQIQADLILITHAHGDHIGNVPSLARSPSTEVVAVHEVQQYLLASGLPNVTGMNIGGTYTTKGLKITMTQAVHSSSIQNGNEIIYGGVAAGFVIRFEDGTTIYHAGDTALFGDMALIGELYHPKIAMLPIGDHYVMGPREAAHAAKLIRAEIVIPMHYSTFPVLTGTVAEFQKEADAIGVGSRIVPLAPGEGSVL; translated from the coding sequence ATGGTACTGCAAATCGATTTTTTTGGACATTCCGCCTTTAAGATCATCAGCCCAAACGGGCTGAACGTCTGGATAGACCCGTGGCTCGACAACCCATCGGCCCCAAGGGCTACGGCTGCTAATGCGAAGCAGATACAGGCCGATCTGATACTGATCACCCATGCACATGGCGATCACATCGGGAACGTGCCATCTCTGGCCCGATCGCCATCCACCGAGGTGGTAGCTGTACACGAAGTCCAGCAGTATCTGTTGGCATCAGGGCTTCCCAACGTAACTGGCATGAATATAGGCGGTACATACACCACCAAAGGCCTTAAGATCACCATGACCCAGGCAGTCCACAGTTCATCCATTCAAAACGGAAATGAGATCATATACGGCGGCGTTGCCGCAGGATTTGTAATAAGATTTGAAGATGGAACCACTATCTATCACGCAGGAGACACGGCCCTATTTGGCGATATGGCCTTGATCGGCGAGCTGTACCACCCAAAGATCGCCATGTTGCCCATAGGCGATCACTACGTTATGGGGCCTAGAGAGGCAGCTCATGCCGCCAAACTTATAAGGGCAGAGATCGTCATACCCATGCACTACAGCACATTCCCCGTCCTTACAGGGACCGTGGCCGAATTTCAAAAGGAGGCAGATGCCATAGGGGTGGGGTCGAGGATAGTCCCCCTCGCCCCTGGCGAGGGCTCTGTCTTATAA